The genomic window ATATAAAATATATTTATATTTTAAATAAACACCAATGAGTAATCTATTACAGTCATTAGGAAAATATAGTATAGTAAGTTTATTAATATTTTTTATTTCTTTTAATTTATCTTTTGCTAATACAGTGGATTCCTGAGCGAAAGAAAACAGTTCAGATTTGTCTTTTGTAGAATGAGAGATACTGATTAAATACAAAGATGTTTCTTGAACTGATTCTACAATGTCGACTTCTGATCCTTTTGAGGCTAGTTGATACCAAATTGATAATCAAGAAAGGATTTTAGACAATATGAATATAGAAAAGATAGAATATAGTATTGATGGAATGGAAACTTTTTCTACCCAAGATGAAGATGAAATAAAATCTAGAAAAAAAGAGATTATTAAAGAACTTGAAAAAAATCCAGATATTGAGTATGCACAACCTAATTTTATTTATGGAACTCAGTGATTTATAGATGATATAGGTGATTATGAAAAATTACGATGACACAAAAATATGAACTGGGAAGAGGGTTTTCAGATTTTTTCAGGGGCTGGTAGTAAAGAAAAAATAACAGTTTGAGTATTGGATACTGGTATATATTATGAACATGATGAGTTTGAATGACAGATGATAGAAGGTTATTGAAAAGATTTTGTTGATAATGATGAACCAATTGATAGACATTTCCATTGAAGTCATGTAGCAGGAACAATAGGTGCAAATTTGAATAATAATATTGTTTGAATTAATCCTAATATAAAACTTTCTGCTTTGAAAGTCTTAAGTGATCAGTGATGGGGTACTACTGATGACATAGTAGCTTGAATTGAGTATGCTACAGAAGAAGGATATGATATATTAAATGCTAGTTTGGGAGGAAGTAGATGGTGTGAGTTTAGATGATGGGAAGATCAATTATATTATGAGTCAATAAAAGATTTTTGAGACAGTTGATGAATTTTTATTGCATCTGCTTGAAATAATTCAGCTGATCTAGATCAGGATCATAACTTTTATGTACCAGCTAGTTTTTCAACTAATTTTGAGTGCGGCTGAGTAGAAAGAGAAGGATTAGATAATATGATAACAGTAGCTTCTTCTTGAATAGAAGAAGATGGATGATTAGAAGAAGATAGACTTTCTAATTTTTCAAACTATGGAACTAAAACAGTCCAAATAGCTGCTCCGGGTTACTCTGTATATTCAGCTGCAGACGAGAATTCTTATACTTATGCTAATTGAACTTCTATGGCAGCACCTCATGTAGCATGATTAGCATCCTTAATTATGGCTTATTCTCCAGATAGTGATTATGAACAAGTAATAGAAGCTATCAAAGACTGAAGTAGACAAGTAGATACTGATGTAGGTGATGAAACTATATGGGGATCTATTGCTGATGTTAAATGAACTTTGGTTTCTGTTACTGAATATGATAATGATGTTGAGTTAGAACTTTTTGAGGATAACCAAGAAACAGAAATTACTGATAGCACATATTCAACAGGAGTATATTTTGAGTGGAATGAGTCAGATATGAATCCAGAAGTTTTGAGCGGTTATGTACTTTCTGGGTCTTCAGATGAATGAGAAAATATAAACAAATCAACTACCAATACTTGAATAAGTTTGGATAGTATTGAAAGATGAGAGTATAATTTTGCTTTGTATCAAGAGAAAATTGATTGAGAAAAATGAGGCAAGAGCAAGATAGAAAATGTAGTATTTGAAGAAGAAGATGGAGATAAAGATGTAGAAAGTATAGAGATAACAACTCAACCAAAAACAGAATATGTAAAATGAGATGAGTTAGATTTAAGTGATATGAAAATAAAACTAACATTTGATTCATGAGAAACAACTACTATATGAAATTATAAAGAATACAAAAATGCTATAGAAAATTCTTATGATTATAACTGATGGGATGATGGAGGAGTAGACAAAGATGAATTTAATGTAATAGAAGCTGATCCATCAAACTATAGAGATAAAACAGATGATTTGGAACCTGGTGATTGGTTGGCATTAGAAGAATGAACCTATACCGATGGTCTTTATCCAGATGATCTTAGTGGAACTAAAGAGGAACCTATAGTAATTTCTGGTCCAGAAGATTGATGAGAGGCTGTTTTTGAAAGTCGAGGACGAGCTAATACCATAGAATTTGGTAACTCTCATAATCTTGTAATTCGTAATCTAAGATTAGATGGTTCTACAAACGATGTGGGTATGGGAATTAGAGCAAGAAATGATTCTTATACTTCTAATATTACTTTGGAAAATCTTTATATCCATGATTATGATTCTCATGGTCAAACAGCAATTGATACTTCAAATGATGCAGTAGCAGTAGGCTGGATAATTAGGAATGTGGAAGTTGATGGAGCAAGTACAGGTATGTATTTTGGTTGTGCATCATGAGAAGACTGAGCTTTTATAGGATGAATTATAGAAGATAGTGTCTTCAAAGATACGAACGGATATAATGTTCAAGTAAAGCATCAAAATCACAGAGATTTTGATTACGATATGCCAGAAGGTCCACACCAAACTATAGTAAGAAACAATACTTTCAAATATGCAGGTCAAGGTAGTTATAGACCAAATCTTTTATTGGGTCATTTCCCAGAAGATTGAGAAGGTAGTGAAGATAGATATTTAGTATATGGAAATACTTTTTATGAAAACGAGTCAGGACATAGAAATGTACAAACAGATTCTACAGCAGCATTTTATAATAATATATTTGCAAATAATAATGGATGATGAATATTTGTAACAGATCACAATAATAATCCAAAAGATCTTCATGTATTTAGGAATACTTTTTTTACTGATAGTACAGCTATAGATATTAACGATGTAAATACTGATTACGAACAATTAGTGAAAGGTAATGCAGTTTTTGCAGACAACCCATATAGTCTTCATGGAAATGTGGTAGAAGAAAATAATTTTTCTGCTGATTATGATGAAGCAGATGAGTATTTGGAAGATCCAAATGCAGGAGATATTAGCTGACTTAATTTAAGACCAATTGATGATTCTTTGGATAAACAAGAGATAGATTATGGCATAGATTTTGATTTACCTGATTTTGATATAGATGCAGGTTGAAATTATAGATCTCAACCAACATACTGAGCTTATTCAACTGAAACAACATGAGAGACAATGATAGTAAGTTACGATAATGAAGATTTGGATAATGATCCAGAACATGGAGAGGAATTATGATTGGATGATAACTGAAGAACTATAACTGTAACACATATACCATCGTGAGAAACAGTAGAAACAGATGAATTAACAGTGAAAGAAGACAGTGTAGAAAGTATAGAAATAACAACAGAACCAGAGTTAGAATATATAGAATGAGAAGAATTGGATTTAAGTAATATGAAAATAGAACTAACTTGGGAAACATGAGAGACAATGATAGTAAATTACGATAATGAAGATTTGGATAATGATCCAGAACATGGAGAGGAATTATGATTGGATGATAACTGAAGAACTATAACTGTAACACATATACCATCGTGAGAAACAGTAGAAACAGATGAATTAACAGTAGTAGAAAGTGAAAGTGGTGATTTGGCTACTCTAGAATATGAATATGGAGATTATAATTTATTAACATATAATCCAGAAAGTTTTGATAATATAGAAGATGTAACAAGAGAATGGGGGTGTAGAGGTAACAATCTACAAGCAAATGATTTAGAGGATGGAAAATCCAATACTATGAATATTGTATGAAATTGTTCAGCATTTAGAGGAGGAAGTGGTCCAGATTATATAGCAGCAGATTATTGTGAGAATTTGGAGATAGAATCAAATTGAACAGTTTATGATAACTGGTATTTACCTTCATTTGAGGAAATGAGAACTATAGTAGATAGCGGTAAAGAAATATGATTAAAAGATGAAAATTATTGGACATCTACAGAATCAGGAACATTCAACTCAAGAACTTATGGAGATGGTAGTCAAGGTTTTTGGAATACTAGAAGTTATAAACAATCTCAGGAAAATGTACGTTGTGTACATAGACACTACTGAGAAAAATATAATGTACAACTTCAAGAGATTAATCAAACTGAATGAGTACAGATAAATCTGAAATATAGTGAACTAGAAACAGACCAAGATTGACAAATAGAAGTTGATTTGGCAAAATGAGAATTTGACTTTATTGCAAGTAAATCATGATATGAAGACTATGAATGAAGTTTTGAAGTCACATCAGATAATAAAACAGTAGAATTTGAGTTAGAAAAAAAATCTGTATTTCAAATATTTGAATATGAATATGGAGATTATAATTTATTAACATATAATCCAGAAAGTTTTGATAATATAGAAGATGTAACAAGAGAATGGGGGTGTAGAGGTAACAATCTACAAGCAAATGATTTAGAGGATGGAAAATCCAATACTATGAATATTGTATGAAATTGTTCAGCATTTAGAGGAGGAAGTGGTCCAGATTATATAGCAGCAGATTATTGTGAGAATTTGGAGATAGAATCAAATTGAACAGTTTATGATAACTGGTATTTACCTTCATTTGAGGAAATGAGAACTATAGTAGATAGCGGTAAAGAAATATGATTAAAAGATGAAAATTATTGGACATCTACAGAATCAGGAACATTCAACTCAAGAACTTATGGAGATGGTAGTCAAGGTTTTTGGAATACTAGAAGTTATAAACAATCTCAGGAAAATGTACGTTGTGTACATCAAAACTAAATTTTATGTGTTGATTAATAGAAAACAGGTAAAAGGGTTTTAAATAACTCTTTGCCTGTTTTTTATATCTTACATAATAGTAAAGAAGAATTCAATTCTTATGTATTTTGAGCTATTGCCTCTATAAAACAAGATTTAATAATATCATTTTCCATGTTGCGATGTTTTGATGATCTTCTTCTAATTTTAATTATTTGATAATTACTGATAGTTTGAAAACTAGGATAAGTTTCGTCTAATATCAGGATGATTAAAAAAAGTCATGACCTTATATTTCTGTTTCTGTAATCTATATAATGATTTTCTAATTTTTTCCATTAAATGTTTATTTCATCTTACTACTTGCCCTTTAAGGTCACTATGAACTTGATTCCATACTTGCTCATCTGGATTTAATTCTGGACTAT from Candidatus Absconditicoccus praedator includes these protein-coding regions:
- a CDS encoding S8 family serine peptidase → MSNLLQSLGKYSIVSLLIFFISFNLSFANTVDSGAKENSSDLSFVEGEILIKYKDVSGTDSTMSTSDPFEASGYQIDNQERILDNMNIEKIEYSIDGMETFSTQDEDEIKSRKKEIIKELEKNPDIEYAQPNFIYGTQGFIDDIGDYEKLRGHKNMNWEEGFQIFSGAGSKEKITVGVLDTGIYYEHDEFEGQMIEGYGKDFVDNDEPIDRHFHGSHVAGTIGANLNNNIVGINPNIKLSALKVLSDQGWGTTDDIVAGIEYATEEGYDILNASLGGSRWCEFRGWEDQLYYESIKDFGDSGGIFIASAGNNSADLDQDHNFYVPASFSTNFECGGVEREGLDNMITVASSGIEEDGGLEEDRLSNFSNYGTKTVQIAAPGYSVYSAADENSYTYANGTSMAAPHVAGLASLIMAYSPDSDYEQVIEAIKDGSRQVDTDVGDETIWGSIADVKGTLVSVTEYDNDVELELFEDNQETEITDSTYSTGVYFEWNESDMNPEVLSGYVLSGSSDEGENINKSTTNTGISLDSIERGEYNFALYQEKIDGEKGGKSKIENVVFEEEDGDKDVESIEITTQPKTEYVKGDELDLSDMKIKLTFDSGETTTIGNYKEYKNAIENSYDYNGWDDGGVDKDEFNVIEADPSNYRDKTDDLEPGDWLALEEGTYTDGLYPDDLSGTKEEPIVISGPEDGGEAVFESRGRANTIEFGNSHNLVIRNLRLDGSTNDVGMGIRARNDSYTSNITLENLYIHDYDSHGQTAIDTSNDAVAVGWIIRNVEVDGASTGMYFGCASGEDGAFIGGIIEDSVFKDTNGYNVQVKHQNHRDFDYDMPEGPHQTIVRNNTFKYAGQGSYRPNLLLGHFPEDGEGSEDRYLVYGNTFYENESGHRNVQTDSTAAFYNNIFANNNGGGIFVTDHNNNPKDLHVFRNTFFTDSTAIDINDVNTDYEQLVKGNAVFADNPYSLHGNVVEENNFSADYDEADEYLEDPNAGDISGLNLRPIDDSLDKQEIDYGIDFDLPDFDIDAGGNYRSQPTYGAYSTETTGETMIVSYDNEDLDNDPEHGEELGLDDNGRTITVTHIPSGETVETDELTVKEDSVESIEITTEPELEYIEGEELDLSNMKIELTWETGETMIVNYDNEDLDNDPEHGEELGLDDNGRTITVTHIPSGETVETDELTVVESESGDLATLEYEYGDYNLLTYNPESFDNIEDVTREWGCRGNNLQANDLEDGKSNTMNIVGNCSAFRGGSGPDYIAADYCENLEIESNGTVYDNWYLPSFEEMRTIVDSGKEIGLKDENYWTSTESGTFNSRTYGDGSQGFWNTRSYKQSQENVRCVHRHYGEKYNVQLQEINQTEGVQINLKYSELETDQDGQIEVDLAKGEFDFIASKSGYEDYEGSFEVTSDNKTVEFELEKKSVFQIFEYEYGDYNLLTYNPESFDNIEDVTREWGCRGNNLQANDLEDGKSNTMNIVGNCSAFRGGSGPDYIAADYCENLEIESNGTVYDNWYLPSFEEMRTIVDSGKEIGLKDENYWTSTESGTFNSRTYGDGSQGFWNTRSYKQSQENVRCVHQN